From Rhodococcus sp. B7740, one genomic window encodes:
- a CDS encoding siderophore-interacting protein, translated as MARSHRLQVVFPEVIRTATVIDTRQLGPGMRRIVLGGPQLREFTRDGFEFPALRSEGFDDFVRLFFPLDDMGTMALPVQHERTVEWPRDPRPVTRNYTVRSVDTDSAELTLDFVTHDTGIASTWGRRCSVGDSIPLLGPVRSGHAPAEVDWVLLVGDETALPAVARYLDEAAAGERIRVFVEVADAERELPLPTAADAEITWVHRDGAVAGTGDLLETAVRSAPWWDGTVFAWVAGESTALKGIRRYLREDRALPPEMVEVTGYWRRAEVLTRTDDPEVPDLTARESEPFDRLAERAELFSPFAIRAANTLRIPQHVSRGVRTVGDLATVTDTDVRALAKFVRYLRAVDVLGEDSDGGVVLADIGEAMLGDDWISHWLDLEGIEARVELSITGLVESLRTGGASASLLTGRTLSEDLAGSPRLTELHHNHIADEAAFLGPALVQDYSFDDVSTLAVTGAASGVVLGSILTAHDAMSATVLGLPSELDLVRRDLQTRPELPARVTECAQSVVSEPRTTPAGGFDAYLLLEVTGHYRDDDLALLLASAASGVSESGKLIVVERLSDEQSINEDQAEFDLLMLCMHGSGVRTRAEFESVAAAAGLTVTASRLVGWGIAVLDLRRASEAVVREV; from the coding sequence GTGGCAAGGTCCCACCGACTTCAGGTCGTCTTTCCCGAAGTCATCCGTACGGCCACCGTGATCGACACGCGGCAACTCGGTCCTGGAATGCGCAGGATCGTGTTGGGTGGGCCGCAGCTGCGTGAGTTCACGCGTGACGGATTCGAGTTCCCGGCTCTGCGCAGTGAGGGATTCGACGATTTCGTTCGCCTGTTCTTTCCCCTCGACGACATGGGCACGATGGCGCTGCCCGTCCAGCACGAGCGCACGGTGGAGTGGCCGCGCGACCCGCGGCCGGTTACTCGCAACTACACCGTGCGCAGCGTCGACACCGACAGTGCGGAACTGACGCTCGATTTCGTCACCCACGACACCGGAATTGCATCGACGTGGGGGCGTCGCTGCTCGGTGGGTGACTCCATCCCGCTGCTCGGTCCGGTGCGGTCGGGTCATGCACCCGCCGAAGTGGATTGGGTGCTGCTCGTCGGCGACGAGACAGCGTTGCCTGCCGTTGCTCGCTATCTCGACGAGGCCGCGGCGGGCGAGCGAATCCGGGTGTTCGTCGAGGTGGCCGACGCCGAGCGAGAACTACCGCTGCCGACGGCCGCCGACGCCGAGATCACCTGGGTCCACCGCGACGGCGCAGTTGCAGGCACCGGGGATCTGCTCGAAACGGCCGTGCGCAGTGCGCCCTGGTGGGACGGAACCGTGTTCGCCTGGGTTGCAGGCGAATCCACAGCCCTCAAGGGCATCAGGCGATACCTGCGGGAGGATCGCGCCCTGCCGCCCGAAATGGTCGAGGTCACCGGATACTGGCGTCGCGCAGAGGTTCTCACTCGCACGGACGATCCGGAAGTTCCCGATCTGACCGCCCGCGAATCCGAGCCGTTCGACAGGCTCGCCGAACGTGCGGAGTTGTTCTCGCCCTTCGCAATCAGAGCGGCCAACACGTTGCGCATTCCGCAGCATGTCTCTCGCGGCGTACGCACCGTTGGGGATCTAGCGACGGTCACCGACACCGACGTGCGAGCCTTGGCAAAATTCGTCCGCTATCTGCGGGCCGTCGACGTGCTCGGCGAGGACTCGGACGGCGGTGTGGTCCTCGCCGATATCGGTGAGGCCATGCTCGGTGACGACTGGATCTCGCATTGGCTGGATCTCGAGGGAATCGAGGCGCGAGTGGAACTGTCGATCACCGGGCTCGTGGAGAGCCTGCGCACCGGCGGTGCCAGCGCCAGCCTGCTCACCGGCAGGACGTTGAGTGAGGACCTCGCAGGTTCGCCGCGGCTGACCGAACTGCATCACAACCACATCGCCGACGAGGCTGCGTTCCTCGGTCCGGCCCTCGTGCAGGACTATTCGTTCGACGACGTGTCGACGTTGGCGGTGACCGGTGCGGCCTCCGGTGTGGTGCTCGGCTCGATCCTGACGGCCCACGACGCGATGTCGGCAACCGTTCTCGGATTGCCCAGCGAGCTCGACCTCGTCCGACGTGATCTGCAGACGAGGCCGGAACTTCCGGCGCGCGTGACCGAGTGCGCTCAGAGCGTCGTGTCCGAACCGCGTACGACCCCGGCCGGTGGATTCGACGCGTATCTGTTGCTCGAGGTCACCGGGCACTACCGCGACGACGATCTGGCGTTGCTGCTGGCGAGTGCCGCATCGGGCGTCTCCGAGAGCGGCAAACTGATTGTGGTGGAACGGCTGTCGGACGAGCAGTCGATCAACGAGGACCAGGCCGAGTTCGATCTGCTGATGCTGTGCATGCACGGCAGCGGAGTGCGAACCAGAGCCGAGTTCGAGTCGGTGGCAGCCGCGGCGGGACTGACGGTGACCGCGTCTCGACTGGTCGGTTGGGGTATCGCCGTACTCGACCTGCGGCGTGCGTCCGAAGCCGTTGTGCGCGAGGTCTAG